A genomic window from Brevibacillus agri includes:
- a CDS encoding Fpg/Nei family DNA glycosylase, whose translation MPELPEMETYRGLLHQQICGAAITAATVQREKTINVPPAQFVQTVQGNRLTLIERRAKHLLFHLQSGHVLLLHLMLGGFLYLGTAEDKLARTAQVTLSFGERILYFHGLRLGYLHLLTPDQIDERMASLGPEPLEPGFTLDRFLELLAEKRGVLKTTLVDQHWIAGIGNCYSDEICFHAGILPTRRIPELTAGERARLYHSMQTVLTEAIRFGGYMDQPLYRGDRLTGGFDERCQVYDRGGEPCPRCGQPIEKGELSSRKVFACTNCQH comes from the coding sequence ATGCCGGAATTGCCAGAGATGGAAACGTATCGCGGGCTGCTTCATCAGCAAATCTGCGGCGCTGCCATTACCGCTGCCACTGTCCAGCGGGAAAAGACGATTAACGTACCCCCGGCGCAGTTTGTTCAGACTGTACAGGGCAACCGCCTGACGCTCATCGAACGGCGCGCGAAGCACCTTTTGTTTCATTTGCAGAGCGGGCACGTCCTGCTGCTGCACCTCATGCTGGGCGGCTTCCTCTACTTGGGCACAGCGGAAGACAAGCTGGCGCGAACAGCCCAGGTGACGCTGTCCTTTGGCGAGCGCATCCTTTATTTTCACGGGCTGCGCCTTGGCTATTTGCACCTTTTGACCCCCGACCAGATCGACGAGAGGATGGCCTCGCTCGGCCCCGAGCCGCTGGAGCCGGGCTTTACGCTCGATCGTTTTCTTGAGCTGCTCGCAGAAAAACGCGGCGTGCTGAAAACAACCTTGGTCGACCAGCATTGGATCGCAGGCATCGGCAACTGCTACTCCGACGAAATCTGCTTTCACGCGGGAATTTTGCCGACGCGGCGCATTCCCGAGCTGACTGCCGGGGAGCGAGCGAGACTGTACCATTCCATGCAGACGGTGCTTACGGAAGCGATCCGCTTCGGCGGCTACATGGACCAGCCGCTGTATCGCGGCGACCGCTTGACGGGTGGATTCGACGAGCGCTGCCAAGTGTACGACCGGGGTGGAGAGCCTTGCCCGCGCTGCGGACAGCCGATTGAAAAAGGCGAGCTTTCGTCCCGCAAAGTATTTGCCTGTACCAACTGCCAGCATTGA
- a CDS encoding THUMP domain-containing class I SAM-dependent RNA methyltransferase — protein sequence MQKVKLIATATFGLESVVAEEVKALGYGPVQVENGKVTFSADISAIPRTNLWLRTADRVRLKIGEFKATTFDELFEQTKALPWADWITEDAAFPVEGKSVKSTLFSVPDCQAIVKKAVVESLKKTYKRDWFEEKGPLYKIEVALLKDVATLTIDTSGPGLHKRGYRELIGTAPLKETMAAAMILLSRWKPDRVFIDPFCGSGTIPIEAALIGQNIAPGMNREFVSEAWPVIPKTAWRGARAETHDLARYDQKLEIIGTDLDDEILKVARRNAAEAGVDELIHFQRMDVRDVRTKRKYGYLICNPPYGERLGEWKQVSRLYGEMGKTFAAMDTWSFYIITSDEQFEEHFGRTASKKRKLYNGNIKVDYYQFFGPKPPRQPMVSPTE from the coding sequence ATGCAAAAAGTAAAATTGATCGCTACGGCGACTTTTGGATTGGAATCGGTGGTGGCGGAGGAAGTAAAAGCGCTCGGCTACGGCCCGGTTCAGGTGGAAAACGGCAAAGTGACGTTCTCCGCCGATATTTCTGCGATTCCTCGCACAAATTTGTGGTTACGAACGGCCGACCGCGTGCGTCTAAAGATAGGGGAATTCAAAGCGACGACGTTTGACGAGCTGTTTGAACAGACAAAGGCCCTGCCTTGGGCCGATTGGATTACGGAAGACGCCGCGTTTCCGGTCGAAGGAAAATCGGTCAAATCCACCTTGTTCAGCGTGCCGGACTGCCAGGCCATCGTGAAAAAAGCGGTGGTGGAGAGTCTGAAAAAAACGTACAAGCGCGACTGGTTTGAGGAAAAAGGGCCGCTGTACAAAATCGAGGTAGCGCTGCTCAAGGATGTGGCGACGCTGACGATTGACACTTCGGGACCGGGGCTGCACAAGCGCGGCTACCGCGAGCTGATCGGTACGGCTCCATTGAAGGAAACGATGGCGGCGGCGATGATTTTGCTGTCCCGCTGGAAACCGGATCGCGTCTTCATTGACCCGTTTTGCGGCTCCGGCACGATTCCGATTGAGGCAGCGCTGATCGGACAAAACATCGCACCGGGAATGAACCGGGAATTTGTGTCCGAAGCGTGGCCCGTCATTCCGAAGACAGCCTGGAGAGGGGCGCGCGCCGAGACGCACGATTTGGCCCGCTACGACCAGAAGCTGGAGATTATCGGAACTGACCTGGATGACGAAATCCTCAAAGTCGCGCGCCGCAATGCCGCCGAAGCGGGCGTGGACGAGCTGATTCATTTCCAGCGCATGGACGTGCGCGATGTGCGGACCAAGCGCAAGTACGGCTATCTGATTTGCAATCCGCCGTACGGGGAGCGCCTGGGCGAGTGGAAGCAGGTCAGCAGGCTGTACGGCGAAATGGGGAAAACGTTTGCTGCCATGGACACGTGGTCTTTTTACATCATCACTTCGGACGAGCAGTTTGAGGAGCATTTCGGGCGGACGGCGAGCAAGAAGCGCAAGCTCTACAACGGCAACATCAAGGTGGACTACTATCAGTTTTTCGGCCCCAAGCCGCCTCGTCAGCCCATGGTTTCCCCGACCGAATAA